In Treponema primitia ZAS-2, a genomic segment contains:
- the moaC gene encoding cyclic pyranopterin monophosphate synthase MoaC, translating into MAIDKDFTHFDAGGNAIMVDVSAKEVTSRTAIARGEITLSRETLEAIQGGAAKKGDVLGVARIAGIMAAKGTANLIPLCHPLNFDKCTIDFSILEVPASELPRIEACCSVKLSGKTGAEMEALTGVSVALLTIYDMCKALDRAMLIGNIRLWEKSGGKSGLFKRPEIPPAYGKVEG; encoded by the coding sequence ATGGCAATAGATAAGGATTTTACCCATTTTGACGCCGGAGGCAATGCCATCATGGTTGATGTTTCCGCCAAGGAAGTGACATCCCGCACCGCCATAGCCCGGGGGGAAATTACCCTGAGCCGGGAAACCCTGGAGGCCATACAGGGGGGCGCCGCCAAAAAAGGGGATGTCTTGGGGGTTGCCCGTATCGCAGGGATCATGGCGGCCAAGGGGACCGCAAACCTCATTCCCCTTTGTCACCCCCTCAATTTTGACAAATGTACCATCGACTTTTCTATACTTGAAGTTCCGGCCTCTGAGCTACCCCGTATTGAAGCTTGCTGTTCGGTAAAACTTTCCGGCAAAACCGGTGCGGAAATGGAGGCCCTTACCGGGGTTTCGGTGGCCCTTTTGACGATCTACGATATGTGTAAAGCCCTGGACCGGGCCATGCTTATCGGAAATATACGGCTTTGGGAAAAATCCGGTGGCAAAAGCGGTCTTTTTAAACGCCCTGAAATACCTCCGGCTTACGGCAAGGTAGAAGGGTAG
- a CDS encoding HigA family addiction module antitoxin: MAKVAQTPGAVVKALTAQYNLSISQLADGIKISPSAARLLVNNKLKISIPFAERLSKFFGKTPEYWVALQTSYELAESSKDKKNAAILKTVNKAEKVPVKKAPAKKAPAKKTPAKKAPAKKASAAKKGPAKKAVAKKAPAKKVAKKAVKKAVKKAPAKAKAKAAPAK, encoded by the coding sequence ATGGCTAAAGTTGCTCAGACCCCCGGTGCAGTTGTAAAAGCTCTTACCGCTCAATACAATCTGTCTATTTCCCAACTCGCTGACGGGATTAAAATCAGTCCCTCTGCGGCACGTTTATTAGTTAATAATAAACTCAAGATCAGTATTCCCTTTGCAGAAAGGCTTTCCAAATTCTTTGGAAAGACCCCTGAGTATTGGGTAGCCCTGCAAACTTCCTACGAACTGGCAGAATCCTCCAAGGATAAGAAAAATGCGGCGATTTTAAAGACCGTTAACAAGGCAGAGAAGGTTCCTGTTAAGAAAGCCCCTGCCAAGAAGGCACCCGCCAAGAAGACGCCCGCCAAGAAGGCCCCGGCGAAGAAAGCCTCTGCCGCCAAAAAAGGCCCGGCCAAGAAAGCCGTCGCCAAAAAAGCTCCTGCGAAGAAGGTTGCTAAAAAAGCCGTGAAGAAAGCGGTTAAAAAGGCCCCTGCCAAGGCCAAAGCCAAGGCTGCTCCCGCGAAGTAA
- a CDS encoding N-acetylneuraminate synthase family protein: protein MGNKTFTVNGTVYGSENVLVIAELGTSHGGSPEKARELVDAAADAGADCIKFQIVYADEILHPNTGDVDLPGGRMRLYDTFKKLEVDISFYRDLKGYVESRGLLFLASPFGMRSARELWSLKPGLLKIASPELNYTGLLTELASYGLPALLSTGVSRLSDIETALELFPPERACLLHCVTAYPAPEGDYNLRVLRNISSLFGVPVGVSDHSLDPELVPSLAVVMGAVVIEKHFCLSREDSGLDDPIALTPQDFKRMVQAVRRVSVLGAEATLDALKQEQGEDTVEAVLGDGVKRLARAERANYLRTNRSVHANRDIQAGETLVPEDFAVLRTEKILRPGLHPSWESRLVGRKTTRFIPSGEGIVFEDLI from the coding sequence ATGGGCAATAAAACTTTTACAGTAAACGGGACTGTCTACGGTTCTGAAAACGTGCTTGTTATCGCTGAATTGGGGACATCCCACGGGGGTTCCCCGGAAAAAGCCCGCGAATTGGTCGACGCTGCTGCGGATGCCGGTGCGGATTGTATAAAATTCCAGATAGTCTACGCCGATGAAATCCTCCACCCAAACACCGGGGATGTGGATCTTCCCGGCGGCAGGATGCGGCTCTACGATACCTTTAAGAAACTTGAAGTTGATATCAGTTTTTACAGAGATCTGAAGGGCTATGTTGAATCCCGGGGCTTGCTGTTTCTTGCAAGTCCCTTTGGTATGAGGAGCGCCCGTGAACTATGGAGCCTTAAACCCGGGCTGCTGAAAATTGCCTCTCCGGAACTGAACTATACGGGTCTGCTGACTGAACTTGCCTCTTACGGGCTTCCGGCGCTGCTTTCTACCGGGGTTTCTCGGCTGTCGGATATTGAGACCGCACTGGAACTATTTCCCCCGGAACGGGCCTGCCTCCTCCACTGTGTTACCGCTTATCCCGCACCGGAGGGGGATTATAATCTCCGTGTATTGCGGAACATTAGCAGTCTTTTCGGTGTTCCCGTGGGGGTCAGCGATCATAGCCTGGACCCGGAATTGGTTCCTTCCCTGGCGGTAGTTATGGGAGCAGTGGTGATAGAAAAGCATTTCTGTCTTTCCCGGGAGGATTCCGGCCTAGACGACCCCATAGCCTTGACCCCGCAGGACTTCAAACGCATGGTACAGGCGGTGCGCCGGGTATCAGTATTAGGAGCCGAAGCGACCCTGGATGCGCTGAAACAGGAACAGGGAGAAGATACTGTGGAGGCTGTCCTGGGTGACGGAGTTAAGCGTTTGGCAAGGGCGGAAAGGGCCAATTACCTGCGCACCAATCGTTCTGTCCATGCTAACCGGGATATACAAGCCGGAGAAACCCTGGTTCCTGAGGATTTTGCGGTTCTCAGAACAGAAAAAATACTCCGCCCAGGTCTTCATCCATCCTGGGAAAGCCGGCTTGTGGGCAGGAAAACTACCCGGTTCATTCCCTCTGGGGAAGGGATAGTGTTTGAGGATCTGATATAG
- a CDS encoding Do family serine endopeptidase has product MNFTKSLASKNFFFFNLVLLGAIFGFSLAFLSFSCSTPVSSRTAKAQENPGYSDVVIPEDALRIAEGLQTAFRSVADKVLPSVVEIKTVSIRRQQTPNFNGIPWEFFFGPRDGNGGNQEREYRSQGLGSGIIVRHSSDTYYVLTNNHVVEAANEIVVALNDGKEISAELVGKDERKDLALVSFKSSETLPIAVLGDSDAVRVGDWAIAVGNPLGFMSSVTMGIVSAVGRTGGPGGNINDFIQTDTSINQGNSGGALVNIRGDVIGINTWIASNSSGGSVGLGFAIPINNAKRTIDDFINSGEVSYGWLGVSLAEADKETTEALGLDGKRGALAAQVFLGSPADKGGIQPGDFITHINGREMRGVNPLMLAVGDLKPGEQASFTVFRSGATLEIKVRIEARNNETATENNKLWPGLMAAPINDTIRNAFNLDKNIQGIVAVQIVDKSPASVVGLQRGDRIIGINGETVRNLADFYRLLREKAGKELWFEVVRGENTLETLKYKR; this is encoded by the coding sequence ATGAACTTTACGAAGAGCTTGGCATCAAAAAATTTCTTTTTCTTTAATCTGGTACTCCTGGGGGCAATTTTCGGGTTCTCCCTGGCGTTTCTTTCCTTTTCCTGTTCAACTCCGGTTTCTTCCAGGACCGCTAAGGCCCAGGAGAATCCGGGTTATTCCGATGTGGTGATCCCCGAGGACGCCCTCCGTATTGCCGAGGGGCTCCAGACCGCCTTCCGATCCGTAGCGGACAAGGTGCTACCCTCGGTGGTGGAAATTAAGACCGTTTCCATCAGGCGGCAACAGACTCCCAATTTTAACGGCATACCCTGGGAATTTTTCTTTGGCCCTCGGGATGGCAACGGCGGCAATCAGGAACGGGAATATCGATCCCAGGGCCTAGGTTCGGGGATCATAGTCCGCCATTCAAGCGATACCTACTATGTGTTGACCAATAACCATGTGGTGGAGGCTGCCAATGAAATTGTGGTAGCCCTCAATGACGGCAAAGAAATTTCCGCAGAATTGGTGGGGAAGGATGAACGGAAGGATCTGGCCCTGGTGTCTTTTAAGTCCTCAGAAACCCTCCCCATAGCGGTACTGGGTGATTCCGATGCGGTTCGCGTGGGTGACTGGGCCATTGCGGTGGGCAATCCCCTGGGCTTTATGTCCTCGGTAACCATGGGCATAGTCAGCGCCGTGGGTCGCACCGGCGGTCCCGGGGGCAACATCAATGACTTTATACAGACCGACACTTCCATTAACCAGGGAAATTCCGGGGGCGCTCTGGTGAATATCCGTGGTGACGTTATTGGGATTAATACCTGGATAGCCAGCAACAGTTCTGGCGGTTCCGTGGGGCTTGGCTTTGCTATCCCCATCAACAACGCCAAACGTACTATTGATGATTTTATCAATTCCGGCGAAGTCAGTTACGGCTGGCTGGGAGTTTCCCTTGCCGAAGCGGACAAGGAAACCACAGAGGCCCTGGGCCTGGATGGAAAACGGGGCGCCCTGGCCGCCCAGGTGTTCCTGGGTTCACCGGCGGACAAGGGGGGCATACAGCCCGGAGACTTTATCACCCACATCAATGGCCGGGAAATGCGGGGAGTTAACCCCCTGATGCTGGCCGTGGGGGATCTCAAGCCCGGTGAACAGGCCTCCTTCACGGTGTTCCGCTCCGGTGCTACCCTGGAAATAAAGGTCCGCATCGAAGCCCGGAACAATGAAACTGCAACGGAGAACAACAAACTCTGGCCCGGGCTTATGGCGGCCCCCATCAACGACACTATCCGAAACGCCTTTAATCTGGATAAAAACATCCAGGGCATTGTGGCGGTCCAGATAGTTGATAAGAGCCCCGCTTCGGTGGTGGGCCTCCAGCGAGGGGACCGCATCATTGGTATTAACGGCGAAACGGTCCGTAACCTGGCCGATTTCTACCGACTGCTCCGTGAAAAGGCCGGCAAAGAACTCTGGTTCGAGGTAGTCCGGGGCGAAAATACCTTGGAGACATTAAAATATAAACGATAG
- the map gene encoding type I methionyl aminopeptidase, which translates to MIRLKTERQIAGIRESCHLLSTMYRELLPQVKAGVMTLDIDKWVRNWIAKAGGKPIFLGQGSKKNPYPAAICISINHEVIHGIPSKRRIADGDLVSLDCGIDLGGFISDQAITVEVGKVSAAAHALNIATRECLYKGIAAAKAGDRLLQIGRAVQDHALERGYGVVKEFCGHGVGLALHEDPSVPNYPHGANPRMSGGMVIAIEPMINQGTGDVEILEDGWTVVTTDRKLSSHWEHTLAIFSDHTEILTEEGSGPPRDNEPKAL; encoded by the coding sequence ATGATACGATTAAAAACTGAAAGGCAAATTGCGGGGATCCGGGAATCCTGCCATCTCCTCAGCACCATGTACAGGGAATTGCTGCCCCAGGTAAAAGCCGGGGTCATGACCCTGGATATAGACAAATGGGTACGAAACTGGATTGCCAAAGCCGGGGGCAAGCCCATTTTCCTGGGCCAGGGCTCCAAGAAGAACCCCTATCCGGCGGCTATCTGCATTTCCATCAACCACGAGGTTATCCATGGCATTCCCTCCAAACGGCGCATCGCCGATGGGGACCTGGTATCTCTGGACTGCGGCATAGACCTGGGGGGCTTTATCAGCGACCAGGCCATCACCGTGGAAGTGGGGAAGGTCAGTGCCGCCGCCCACGCCCTGAACATTGCCACCCGGGAGTGCCTCTATAAGGGGATAGCCGCCGCCAAAGCCGGGGATCGGCTCCTCCAGATAGGCCGGGCTGTGCAGGACCATGCCCTGGAAAGGGGCTATGGGGTGGTGAAGGAATTCTGCGGCCACGGGGTAGGGCTGGCCCTCCACGAGGACCCTTCGGTGCCTAATTACCCCCACGGCGCCAATCCCCGGATGAGCGGGGGCATGGTGATAGCCATTGAGCCCATGATCAACCAGGGAACCGGGGATGTGGAAATTCTGGAAGACGGCTGGACCGTGGTAACAACGGACAGGAAACTTTCCTCCCACTGGGAGCATACCTTGGCTATTTTCAGCGATCATACCGAAATATTAACCGAAGAAGGATCCGGCCCACCAAGGGACAATGAGCCAAAAGCACTGTAA
- a CDS encoding J domain-containing protein, which translates to MDNYYSRLGIQQGASTQDVKKAFREKAKQLHPDIAGEWASAEMRRIISAYEVLSDPERRSEYDRIYGRFMGKYVFDYRTFLREQPEDPESQAKLIFFELLHREDEEALKVWEAQGGVEFPLEKYLDREDWMDCAFILAEELEKRQRYYECFVLLVMLVREERRRPYFRHFMPDVETFLKELVRLRLRTAVDNETYLDCMGALLDLRFPPKDEARWLRSMAETLVRMGDLNSAQGVFKEALKRDPGLSNAVQLRRKLNV; encoded by the coding sequence TTGGATAATTACTACTCCCGGCTAGGCATACAACAGGGCGCTTCAACCCAGGATGTAAAAAAAGCCTTCCGGGAAAAGGCTAAACAGCTGCACCCGGACATTGCGGGGGAATGGGCCTCGGCGGAGATGCGCCGGATTATCAGCGCCTACGAAGTCCTCTCGGACCCGGAGCGGCGCAGCGAATACGACCGGATCTACGGCCGTTTTATGGGGAAGTATGTTTTTGACTACCGGACCTTTCTCCGGGAACAGCCGGAGGATCCCGAATCCCAAGCCAAGCTTATCTTCTTTGAACTTCTCCATCGGGAGGACGAGGAAGCCTTGAAGGTCTGGGAAGCCCAGGGCGGGGTGGAATTCCCCCTGGAAAAGTACCTGGACCGGGAAGACTGGATGGATTGTGCCTTTATCCTGGCAGAGGAATTAGAAAAGCGCCAGCGTTACTATGAGTGCTTTGTCCTGCTGGTGATGCTGGTCCGGGAAGAGCGTAGGCGGCCCTATTTCCGCCATTTTATGCCGGATGTGGAAACCTTCCTCAAGGAACTGGTCCGGCTCAGGCTGAGAACTGCGGTGGATAACGAGACCTACCTGGACTGTATGGGCGCCCTGCTGGATCTGCGCTTTCCCCCTAAGGATGAGGCCCGGTGGCTGCGTTCCATGGCGGAAACCCTGGTCCGTATGGGGGACCTCAATTCCGCTCAGGGTGTTTTTAAGGAAGCCCTCAAGCGGGACCCCGGCCTGTCCAATGCGGTGCAGCTGCGGCGGAAACTGAATGTATAG
- a CDS encoding universal stress protein: MIKPLFSNLVVAVSGSDASILAAKYAIIMAKQYRCHLCAVYVVDTATIRQLTLSKIFIQEESLDYERSLTANGERYLSFVEELARAKGVKAERDIRKGAIYTEILTAADEKKADLIILGGWEKERSPRDIISHSHREIMVGSKCSVLIVKEPLVDQLYKQA; the protein is encoded by the coding sequence ATGATAAAGCCACTCTTCTCCAATTTAGTTGTCGCAGTTTCAGGCTCTGATGCTTCCATACTGGCGGCGAAATATGCAATCATTATGGCCAAGCAATATCGGTGCCATCTCTGTGCAGTGTATGTGGTGGATACCGCCACTATCCGGCAGCTCACCCTGAGCAAGATCTTTATCCAGGAAGAGAGCCTGGATTATGAACGGAGCTTGACCGCTAACGGGGAACGGTACCTTTCCTTTGTGGAAGAACTGGCCCGGGCTAAGGGGGTTAAGGCCGAGCGGGATATCCGCAAGGGGGCGATCTATACGGAGATACTCACCGCAGCGGATGAAAAAAAGGCGGATCTTATCATATTGGGGGGCTGGGAAAAGGAACGGAGTCCCCGGGACATAATTTCCCATTCCCATCGAGAAATTATGGTCGGCTCAAAGTGTTCCGTATTGATCGTGAAAGAACCCCTGGTGGATCAGCTCTATAAGCAGGCCTGA
- a CDS encoding V-type ATP synthase subunit D, with amino-acid sequence MAREQIAPTKSNLMRVKERLVTAKEGYDLLEQKREILVMELMRKVEQVKLLERDLDQGVETAYPCLKRMLIVVGRERADRLSRNIKYSFDLREKRVAVAGMTLPSLEVRLPEVELKYSPANSFAECDETVLEFFKLLKILTELAAVRTIAWRLAREVRKTQRRVNALEKMVIPTARDTKVYIEAALEEKDRDAFFTSKLLKKKGVSGSNA; translated from the coding sequence ATGGCCCGGGAACAGATAGCCCCCACTAAAAGCAACCTCATGCGGGTCAAAGAACGGCTCGTCACTGCTAAGGAGGGTTACGACCTTCTGGAACAGAAGCGGGAGATCCTGGTCATGGAGCTTATGCGGAAGGTGGAGCAGGTTAAGCTCCTGGAGCGGGATTTGGACCAAGGCGTGGAGACTGCCTACCCCTGTTTGAAACGGATGCTCATCGTGGTGGGCCGGGAACGGGCGGATCGGCTATCCCGGAACATCAAGTACAGCTTCGATCTCCGGGAAAAACGGGTTGCCGTGGCGGGGATGACCCTGCCCAGCCTGGAAGTACGGCTTCCGGAGGTAGAATTGAAGTATTCCCCGGCGAATTCATTTGCAGAATGTGATGAAACCGTGTTAGAATTCTTTAAATTGCTGAAGATACTTACGGAACTTGCGGCGGTCAGGACCATAGCCTGGCGTCTGGCCCGGGAGGTTCGGAAGACTCAGCGCAGGGTTAACGCCCTGGAAAAGATGGTGATCCCCACGGCGCGGGACACAAAGGTTTACATTGAAGCAGCGCTTGAAGAAAAGGACCGGGATGCCTTTTTCACCAGCAAGCTATTAAAAAAGAAAGGGGTTTCTGGGAGCAACGCATGA
- a CDS encoding YitT family protein has product MITGSSAVYTVKRVSLLLLGSFLMAFNINTFVHAGGLLPGGFTGLTILFQQIALRYGNIQLPFSIIYFVLNSIPAAICFKYIGKKFTLYSLLVIVVSGVLTDWMPSMFIDFLQLHDILLSAVFGGILNAVGISLCLYADATSGGTDFIAIFISEKYHKESWNFIFAGNCVILAVAAYLFSLDKALYSVIFQFTTTMGLSSLYHGYQQKTLLIITNKPDEVYTVIKEKTNHAATSFKGFGYFDKAERTLLYSVVSAHETAALVTAIEKIDPGVFINVIRTEQLNGRFYTRPRD; this is encoded by the coding sequence ATGATAACTGGTTCATCTGCCGTATATACGGTAAAGCGGGTTTCCCTCCTGCTTTTGGGTTCCTTTCTCATGGCCTTCAATATCAATACTTTTGTCCATGCCGGGGGGTTGCTTCCCGGGGGCTTTACAGGGCTTACTATCCTTTTCCAGCAGATCGCCCTCCGCTATGGAAATATTCAGCTTCCCTTCAGCATTATCTACTTTGTCCTGAACTCGATTCCGGCGGCTATCTGCTTTAAGTATATCGGGAAGAAGTTTACCCTCTATTCGCTTCTGGTGATTGTGGTTAGCGGTGTCCTGACTGACTGGATGCCCAGTATGTTTATCGATTTTTTGCAGCTCCACGACATCCTGCTTTCGGCGGTCTTTGGGGGCATACTCAACGCCGTAGGGATAAGCCTCTGTCTGTACGCGGACGCCACCAGCGGGGGTACGGATTTTATCGCCATATTCATTTCCGAAAAGTACCATAAGGAAAGCTGGAACTTCATTTTTGCGGGAAACTGCGTTATTCTGGCGGTGGCTGCTTATTTGTTCAGCCTGGATAAGGCCCTGTACTCGGTGATTTTCCAGTTTACCACCACCATGGGCTTAAGCTCTCTGTACCACGGCTACCAGCAGAAGACCCTGCTGATCATCACAAATAAGCCTGACGAGGTGTACACGGTGATTAAGGAAAAGACCAACCACGCCGCCACTTCCTTTAAGGGCTTCGGCTACTTTGACAAGGCCGAGCGGACCCTGCTCTATTCGGTGGTGTCTGCCCATGAGACCGCAGCCCTGGTCACCGCCATTGAGAAGATCGATCCCGGGGTCTTTATCAACGTGATCAGGACCGAACAGCTCAATGGCAGGTTCTATACCCGGCCCAGGGACTAA
- a CDS encoding 4Fe-4S binding protein, whose amino-acid sequence MSDQTLANLPVPPAQAPQTSPRIRKYHQPWIPSLQGWSWIITIVWITIANIWKPFGLYGFVCMFTPIGIALSGRGKMHCARICPRGSFIKVFTRRISLHLPKPAFMKKTAFRWALWGLMMGSFITLIIYSIPRGVAFLGNTVLVFMEIATVLAFIFGILFSPRAWCTVCPMGFTTGNLRGLLDKKGKQ is encoded by the coding sequence ATGAGCGATCAGACCTTAGCTAATCTCCCGGTTCCCCCCGCCCAGGCGCCCCAAACAAGTCCCCGTATCCGTAAATACCATCAACCCTGGATACCCAGCCTTCAGGGCTGGTCCTGGATCATCACCATAGTCTGGATAACCATCGCCAATATCTGGAAACCCTTCGGCCTCTACGGCTTTGTCTGCATGTTCACCCCCATCGGTATCGCCCTTTCCGGCCGGGGGAAGATGCACTGCGCCCGGATCTGTCCTCGGGGTTCCTTTATTAAGGTCTTTACCCGGCGTATCTCCCTGCATTTGCCCAAGCCTGCATTTATGAAGAAAACCGCTTTCCGCTGGGCGCTCTGGGGCCTCATGATGGGCAGCTTTATTACCCTGATCATTTATTCCATTCCCCGGGGAGTAGCCTTTCTGGGCAATACGGTCCTGGTTTTTATGGAGATTGCCACGGTCCTGGCCTTTATTTTTGGCATCCTTTTCAGTCCCCGAGCCTGGTGTACGGTTTGCCCCATGGGCTTTACTACCGGGAACCTGCGGGGCCTGTTGGATAAAAAAGGGAAACAATAG
- a CDS encoding N-glycosylase/DNA lyase: MSAGTELHDIYINHKNELENRLDDFRSRWAEGSDQDIFEELCYCLCTAREKAKYAFAAMGSLRKTKKLFKGSEAEIDAVLLESGIALHPAKAQRIIQNREIYYPGTKKKIEKEFLCFNDILLSRRELKNRINGFGFKEASHFLRNLGFGEKICILDTHTAQQLVQYKVISERPSSWTEKKYLEVERAMIGFAKKVKIPVDALDLVFMLKENPEIIK; the protein is encoded by the coding sequence ATGAGTGCCGGAACTGAGTTGCATGATATATATATCAATCACAAAAACGAGCTGGAAAACAGGCTGGACGATTTCCGCAGCCGCTGGGCAGAGGGGAGCGATCAGGATATTTTTGAAGAATTGTGCTATTGCCTCTGTACCGCCCGGGAAAAGGCAAAATACGCCTTTGCCGCCATGGGCAGCTTACGTAAGACAAAAAAACTGTTTAAGGGCAGCGAAGCGGAGATAGATGCGGTTTTGCTTGAAAGCGGAATAGCCCTGCACCCCGCAAAGGCGCAGAGGATTATTCAAAACAGGGAGATTTACTATCCCGGTACAAAAAAGAAAATTGAAAAAGAATTTTTGTGCTTTAACGATATTTTGCTTTCCCGAAGGGAACTGAAAAACAGGATCAATGGTTTCGGTTTTAAGGAAGCCTCCCACTTTTTGAGGAACCTGGGGTTCGGCGAAAAGATCTGCATCCTTGATACCCACACGGCCCAGCAGCTGGTCCAGTACAAGGTGATAAGCGAAAGGCCCTCGTCCTGGACAGAGAAAAAGTATCTGGAAGTCGAACGGGCAATGATTGGGTTTGCAAAAAAAGTAAAGATACCTGTTGATGCCCTGGATCTGGTTTTCATGCTTAAGGAGAACCCGGAGATTATCAAATGA
- a CDS encoding 4-(cytidine 5'-diphospho)-2-C-methyl-D-erythritol kinase: MGDSPIQPSFTAIPRFTNPALSYILHQAMQNALSIEAPCKINLHLRVKGRRSDGFHELESIFLALAFGDTLHFELKEAGGDEFLAEDRRPVTEAGLEEVPQKGNIVLKAAELFRAKTGFDRPLRIGLEKRIPLGAGLGGGSSDGASTLLALNELSGRPLSAEALALAGAELGSDVPFFLGAPGAGESAPGGSGAAFVSGRGEQIRPIAGPGQLGVVLVKPAFPSNTAGAFRLLDAYRAETGWNEESVRDLLPETLIGALAAHPSRWPYGNDFLPVFLAKGEPVVRDAYGAILEKLGAQGADFCGLTGSGSACFGIFTDGGTAKKAVESLLRLGVFTLLTFPLARLANTVLR; encoded by the coding sequence GTGGGCGATTCCCCAATACAGCCGTCATTTACAGCCATACCCCGCTTTACAAACCCCGCCCTTTCATATATACTCCACCAAGCTATGCAGAACGCCCTGAGCATTGAAGCCCCCTGCAAGATAAACCTGCACCTTAGGGTAAAGGGCCGGCGTTCCGATGGGTTCCATGAGCTGGAAAGCATTTTTCTGGCCCTGGCCTTCGGGGATACCCTGCATTTTGAGCTGAAGGAAGCCGGCGGGGATGAGTTTCTTGCGGAGGACAGGCGCCCCGTAACTGAGGCGGGCCTGGAGGAAGTTCCCCAAAAGGGCAATATAGTCCTGAAAGCGGCGGAGCTTTTCCGGGCAAAGACCGGGTTTGACCGGCCCTTGCGGATAGGGCTGGAAAAGCGTATACCCCTGGGGGCGGGCCTGGGAGGTGGGTCTTCTGATGGGGCTTCCACCCTGCTGGCCCTGAACGAGCTTTCGGGGAGGCCCCTTAGCGCTGAAGCCCTCGCTTTGGCAGGGGCGGAACTGGGCAGTGATGTGCCTTTTTTTCTAGGCGCCCCTGGGGCCGGTGAAAGCGCTCCTGGCGGGAGCGGAGCGGCCTTTGTGAGCGGCCGGGGAGAGCAAATACGGCCCATAGCGGGGCCGGGGCAACTGGGAGTAGTCCTGGTTAAGCCCGCTTTTCCCAGCAATACTGCGGGGGCCTTCCGGTTGCTGGACGCCTATAGGGCGGAAACGGGCTGGAATGAGGAAAGTGTCCGGGACTTGTTGCCGGAGACACTAATAGGTGCCTTGGCGGCACACCCTTCCCGCTGGCCCTATGGGAACGACTTTTTGCCGGTATTTCTGGCAAAGGGGGAACCGGTGGTTCGGGATGCCTACGGGGCAATCCTGGAAAAGCTGGGCGCCCAGGGGGCGGATTTTTGTGGTCTTACCGGGTCGGGATCGGCCTGTTTTGGGATATTTACAGATGGAGGAACGGCGAAAAAGGCAGTAGAGTCATTGTTAAGGTTGGGAGTTTTCACACTTCTAACCTTTCCCCTTGCGCGTTTGGCTAATACGGTATTAAGATAG
- the spoVG gene encoding septation regulator SpoVG encodes MEITDIRVRKVAGEGKLKAYVTVTFDDCFVVHNVKIIEGKSGVFIAMPSRKTRVGEYKDVAHPIHPEFRAELQKKILDRYDFGNVQDDPTVEI; translated from the coding sequence ATGGAGATTACCGATATCAGGGTCCGCAAGGTAGCCGGTGAGGGAAAACTAAAGGCTTATGTGACGGTCACATTTGATGATTGTTTCGTCGTACACAATGTAAAGATCATCGAAGGTAAGAGCGGCGTGTTTATAGCCATGCCGAGCCGGAAAACCCGGGTTGGAGAGTACAAGGATGTTGCCCATCCTATCCATCCGGAATTTCGGGCAGAACTACAGAAAAAAATCCTGGACCGGTATGATTTTGGTAATGTTCAGGACGATCCCACTGTAGAAATATAG
- a CDS encoding 50S ribosomal protein L25, translating into MSQVVFAARNRAESGSAEARRTRKEGRIPAVVYGRTGKALSIDLDALEFINSVRGISESTIVTINVDGQAHEAFVKDTQRNITDGQILHVDFYEVERGVSLRAKVSVHVHGNPVGVREGGILESPLHDIEVECLPKDLPERIDVDIAELKVNQSIHVRDLKLGEGVRLISNPDQVVALVKFAKAETETAAEGEAAVAETAEVKDTKEPAKDAKA; encoded by the coding sequence ATGAGTCAGGTAGTTTTTGCAGCCCGGAATCGGGCAGAATCGGGGTCCGCCGAAGCCCGCAGGACCCGGAAGGAAGGGCGCATTCCCGCAGTAGTGTACGGGCGCACCGGTAAGGCGCTGTCCATTGACCTGGACGCCCTGGAATTTATCAACAGCGTCAGGGGCATTTCCGAAAGTACCATTGTCACTATTAATGTCGATGGGCAAGCCCACGAAGCCTTTGTGAAGGATACCCAGCGGAACATCACCGATGGGCAGATCCTCCATGTGGACTTCTACGAGGTTGAACGGGGTGTGTCCCTCCGGGCGAAGGTCTCAGTCCATGTTCACGGAAACCCCGTGGGTGTCCGTGAAGGGGGTATCCTGGAATCACCTCTCCACGATATTGAAGTGGAATGCCTCCCCAAGGACCTGCCGGAGCGCATCGATGTGGATATCGCGGAACTCAAAGTGAACCAGTCCATCCACGTCCGGGACCTCAAACTGGGCGAAGGGGTCAGGCTTATTTCCAACCCCGATCAGGTGGTTGCCCTGGTGAAATTCGCCAAGGCCGAAACTGAAACCGCCGCCGAAGGGGAAGCCGCTGTTGCAGAGACTGCGGAAGTCAAGGATACCAAGGAACCTGCCAAGGACGCCAAGGCCTAG